Proteins found in one Asterias amurensis chromosome 13, ASM3211899v1 genomic segment:
- the LOC139946508 gene encoding cell cycle checkpoint protein RAD17-like isoform X1: MAKSSQLSQRQQWVSPSFDNFDNAPHVSRPTKHLSKSMSNKKAEDTLPQLLGRKRSRNDENPGRIRTTDKDKYRKSVDIETWVDKHAPQIQTDLAVHKKKIAEVEEWLKRHIQQRQRSSGQKAPILVLTGPAGAGKTATIHVLAKELHAEVQQWSNPDVASFDVERFRQDRQDFNLLGGSVSQSQTALFQDFLTRANRYPALQLFGSAVSSQKVCLVEDIPNAFYRDPQSFHNVLRKFTVTGRSPLVFIISDTHGGESSAYKLFPKDLQSNLGFESISFNPVALTSMVKVMTRIATTESNRGRRRFPVPCKTTIEALANASAGDVRSAINTLQFACLKDTHDLEQALAANPPKSSTAKSRKQPVGKSGRQTKEKKVTKDSSLAAIGGRDTSMFLFRALGKILYCKREPKGPEDPVLPAHLAHHDRDRLKVNPEAVLEQTHMSSDNFNLYLHQNYLDFYENVEDVVHVSQYFSDSDFLSCEWRSRSAMTTYGASLASRALIHCNTARSRCSCTSSVGWKPLHKPQWFDTSKKYREGCLSAKGLFVGQCWTPVELQTQLLPYLAIISVPLKNPGQINFLQEVTRFTRYKQTWRHRPEKLDEKDEIEDEADEDVPSSQGVRMLPQRGPHITAESVDPLSKVASTEDEIVIEDFDD; this comes from the exons ATGGCAAAGAGTTCCCAGTTATCACAG CGCCAGCAATGGGTATCGCCCTCGTTTGATAACTTTGACAATGCGCCTCATGTTAGCAGACCAACAAAACATCTATCAAAATCAATGAGTAACAAGAAAGCTGAGGACACTCTTCCACAACTACTCGGTCGAAAGAGAAGCCGAAATGATGAGAACCCTGGGAGGATTCGAACGACAGACAAGGACAAGTATCGTAAGAGTGTGGATATTGAGACATGGGTAGACAAACATGCACCACAGATACAA ACTGATCTAGCCGTACACAAGAAGAAAATTGCTGAAGTTGAAGAATGGTTGAAACGTCACATTCAACAGCGACAAAGATCAAGTGGACAG AAAGCCCCAATTCTGGTGTTGActggaccagctggagctgGTAAGACTGCAACGATTCATGTTCTGGCTAAGGAACTACATGCTGAAGTTCAGCAATGGTCCAATCCGGATGTAGCAAGCTTTGATGTTGAACGCTTCAGGCAAGACAGACAGG ATTTCAACTTACTTGGAGGTTCTGTCAGCCAATCACAGACCGCTCTCTTTCAAGATTTCCTGACGAGGGCTAACCGGTATCCAGCCCTTCAACTCTTTGGTAGTGCAGTGTCATCACAGAAAGTTTGTCTGGTTGAG GACATCCCCAATGCATTCTACCGGGATCCACAAAGCTTTCATAATGTCTTGCGAAAGTTCACCGTCACTGGTCGTTCGCCATTAGTATTTATCATCAGTGATACACACGGCGGAGAATCAAGTGCCTATAAGTTATTCCCCAAAGATCTACAAAGTAATCTTGGATTTGAGAGCATCAG tttcAATCCTGTAGCCCTAACCAGCATGGTAAAGGTGATGACAAGAATTGCAACGACTGAATCGAATCGG GGTAGGAGGAGATTTCCTGTGCCATGTAAGACCACCATTGAGGCCTTAGCCAACGCTAGTGCTGGTGATGTTCGTAGTGCAATCAACACATTACAGTTTGCATGTCTCAAAG ACACGCATGATCTAGAACAAGCACTTGCTGCCAACCCTCCTAAATCCTCCACAgcaaaaagtagaaaacaaccAGTTGGGAAGTCTGGGAGACAGACCAAAGAGAAGAAAGTTACGAAGGATAGCTCCTTGGCAGCAATCGGAGGCAGAGACACATCTATGTTCCTCTTCAGAGCTCTGGGAAAGATCCTGTACTGTAAAA GGGAACCCAAAGGCCCTGAGGATCCTGTCCTTCCAGCCCATTTAGCTCATCATGATAGAGATAGGTTAAAGGTCAATCCAGAG GCAGTGTTAGAGCAAACTCATATGAGTAGTGATAACTTCAACCTGTACCTACATCAGAACTATCTAGACTTCTATGAGAATGTTGAAGATGTTGTTCATGTCAGTCAGTATTTCAGCGATTCAGACTTTCTCTCATGTGAATGGAGG TCAAGATCAGCGATGACTACATACGGAGCTTCCCTTGCATCACGTGCTTTAATCCACTGTAATACTGCTCGGAGTAGATGTAGTTGTACGAGTAGTGTAGGATGGAAACCTCTTCACAAACCACAATGGTTTGATACTTCTAAAAAG TATCGTGAAGGTTGTCTATCTGCAaagggtttgtttgttggtcaatGTTGGACTCCAGTTGAGCTTCAGACCCAACTCTTACCCTATCTTGCCATCATCAGTGTCCCCTTAAAGAATCCAG GTCAGATTAATTTTCTTCAAGAAGTGACAAGATTTACTCGATACAAACAAACATGGAG GCATCGACCAGAAAAGCTGGATGAGAAAGACGAAATAGAGGATGAAGCTGATGAAGATGTCCCAAGCTCACAAGGAGTTCGAATGTTACCCCAAAGAGGGCCTCACATCACTGCCGAAAGCGTTGACCCTCTCAGCAAAGTCGCATCCACAGAAGATGAGATCGTCATAGAGGATTTTGATGACTGA
- the LOC139946561 gene encoding Golgi-associated kinase 1A-like codes for MTVVPLRGSLQRSRRVRRFLMTSRLYLLLLVLGAFIAVNSVLYLGINRAEGSGGRSMDPRSLSIKERVISIDSLQQNEDEPHGNTRWDLYIDSPRQFRGLSENQRGKGDGEDEVKRSNSPRVVYITRGANSNPRNDKERILYQGSDSLPRNTANTKQVTVRVDYKEAGNAKQNLVFTRNLRLNVAEGKAGNKIPATKKRIATGNIKTNVALNQSRFYPAPVKLKNKLSKNYGRNSRREEEHDRRERVARSSPDNEPGRMNLNNRPKWLSEKDADVLRHLAEGSISSFQAIHSKFAGKLGLGVLIYDQDVGANGNNDKRTTELCGVRGVTCAVLYPPAEIHRVLAFHLDRVLGFNRTLLTISRRLPGEIRRQIGMPVDVSFPLMLFEPSLYEDTELAELTRAQLSDCLGDGNDGNNEMEECSSVVADDWGAVAVFDFLLQIYHRLDLGCCGLDPFERHRRCGVSIAGGQAARQCNPLINPQMVGCGFRIASESDKLILVENLVDLRAPDDKLDFMLLRGPNSFPARAVTILKEARLHPMLLESLSIDSSYWENQGGQPAIEDIIDVIDRRAGMFLKYISSSQRD; via the exons ATGACAGTAGTGCCCTTACGAGGCAGTCTGCAGCGTTCACGCCGTGTGCGTCGCTTTCTGATGACATCCCGTCTCTACCTGCTGCTCCTTGTCCTCGGAGCATTCATCGCCGTCAACTCCGTCCTGTACTTGGGCATCAATCGGGCTGAGGGTAGCGGTGGTAGGTCCATGGATCCCCGGAGTCTCTCTATCAAGGAGAGGGTCATATCCATAGACTCTTTGCAACAAAACGAGGACGAGCCCCACGGTAATACACGCTGGGATTTATACATCGACTCGCCTCGACAGTTCCGGGGTCTGTCTGAGAACCAGCGGGGGAAGGGTGACGGTGAGGACGAGGTAAAAAGGTCAAACTCCCCCAGGGTTGTCTACATCACACGAGGTGCTAATAGTAATCCTAGAAATGACAAGGAGAGGATTCTGTACCAAGGATCAGACAGTTTGCCAAGGAATACCGCCAACACCAAGCAGGTCACCGTCAGAGTTGATTATAAAGAGGCAGGTAATGCCAAACAAAACTTGGTCTTCACGAGGAATCTCAGACTAAATGTAGCCGAAGGCAAAGCTGGCAATAAAATACCTGCAACTAAAAAACGAATTGCTACTGGAAATATTAAAACTAACGTAGCCTTAAATCAATCAAGATTTTATCCCGCACccgttaaattaaaaaacaagttaTCGAAAAATTATGGGAGGAATTCTCGCCGTGAAGAGGAGCACGACCGCCGGGAGAGGGTGGCAAGATCATCTCCGGACAATGAGCCCGGTAGAATGAACCTCAACAATCGCCCAAAGTGGTTGAGTGAAAAAGACGCTGATGTATTGAGACACTTAGCTGAGGGTTCCATCTCCAGTTTTCAAGCAATTCATTCTAAATTCGCTGGAAAACTTGGGTTGGGAGTTTTAATTTATGATCAGGATGTTGGAGCCAATGGCAATAACGACAAGAGAACTACTGAGCTATGCGGGGTCAGAGGAGTTACATGCGCCGTGCTATACCCGCCGGCCGAAATTCACCGAGTGCTCGCTTTCCACTTGGATCGCGTGCTCGGCTTCAACCGAACGTTGCTGACGATCTCCCGAAGACTGCCCGGAGAGATCCGGCGGCAGATCGGGATGCCGGTGGATGTCAGTTTCCCGTTGATGTTGTTTGAGCCGAGTCTGTACGAAGACACAGAACTTGCCGAACTCACCAGAGCTCAGTTAAGTGACTGTTTGGGTGATGGAAATGACGGGAACAATGAGATGGAAGAGTGTAGTAGTGTGGTGGCTGATGACTGGGGAGCTGTTGCAGTATTTGACTTTCTTTTACAA ATTTATCATCGCTTGGATCTGGGATGCTGCGGCCTGGACCCGTTCGAGAGGCATCGCCGTTGCGGTGTGTCTATTGCAGGGGGGCAAGCTGCAAGGCAGTGCAATCCATTGATCAACCCACAGATGGTTGGATGTGGTTTCCGTATCGCATCAGAATCAGATAAACTCATTCTGGTGGAAAACTTGGTAGATCTACGGGCTCCTGATGATAAGCTAGACTTCATGCTCCTCAGAGGACCAAACAG TTTCCCTGCGAGAGCTGTAACCATACTGAAGGAAGCTCGTCTTCATCCCATGCTTCTTGAATCTCTCTCAATTGACAGTAGCTACTGGGAAAACCAAGGAGGACAACCAGCCATTGAAGACATCATTGACGTCATTGATAGACGGGCAGGAATGTTTCTTAAATATATTAGTAGTTCGCAAAGGGACTAG
- the LOC139946508 gene encoding cell cycle checkpoint protein RAD17-like isoform X2 — translation MAKSSQLSQRQQWVSPSFDNFDNAPHVSRPTKHLSKSMSNKKAEDTLPQLLGRKRSRNDENPGRIRTTDKDKYRKSVDIETWVDKHAPQIQTDLAVHKKKIAEVEEWLKRHIQQRQRSSGQKAPILVLTGPAGAGKTATIHVLAKELHAEVQQWSNPDVASFDVERFRQDRQDFNLLGGSVSQSQTALFQDFLTRANRYPALQLFGSAVSSQKVCLVEDIPNAFYRDPQSFHNVLRKFTVTGRSPLVFIISDTHGGESSAYKLFPKDLQSNLGFESISFNPVALTSMVKVMTRIATTESNRGRRRFPVPCKTTIEALANASAGDVRSAINTLQFACLKDTHDLEQALAANPPKSSTAKSRKQPVGKSGRQTKEKKVTKDSSLAAIGGRDTSMFLFRALGKILYCKREPKGPEDPVLPAHLAHHDRDRLKVNPEAVLEQTHMSSDNFNLYLHQNYLDFYENVEDVVHVSQYFSDSDFLSCEWRSRSAMTTYGASLASRALIHCNTARSRCSCTSSVGWKPLHKPQWFDTSKKYREGCLSAEGLFVGQC, via the exons ATGGCAAAGAGTTCCCAGTTATCACAG CGCCAGCAATGGGTATCGCCCTCGTTTGATAACTTTGACAATGCGCCTCATGTTAGCAGACCAACAAAACATCTATCAAAATCAATGAGTAACAAGAAAGCTGAGGACACTCTTCCACAACTACTCGGTCGAAAGAGAAGCCGAAATGATGAGAACCCTGGGAGGATTCGAACGACAGACAAGGACAAGTATCGTAAGAGTGTGGATATTGAGACATGGGTAGACAAACATGCACCACAGATACAA ACTGATCTAGCCGTACACAAGAAGAAAATTGCTGAAGTTGAAGAATGGTTGAAACGTCACATTCAACAGCGACAAAGATCAAGTGGACAG AAAGCCCCAATTCTGGTGTTGActggaccagctggagctgGTAAGACTGCAACGATTCATGTTCTGGCTAAGGAACTACATGCTGAAGTTCAGCAATGGTCCAATCCGGATGTAGCAAGCTTTGATGTTGAACGCTTCAGGCAAGACAGACAGG ATTTCAACTTACTTGGAGGTTCTGTCAGCCAATCACAGACCGCTCTCTTTCAAGATTTCCTGACGAGGGCTAACCGGTATCCAGCCCTTCAACTCTTTGGTAGTGCAGTGTCATCACAGAAAGTTTGTCTGGTTGAG GACATCCCCAATGCATTCTACCGGGATCCACAAAGCTTTCATAATGTCTTGCGAAAGTTCACCGTCACTGGTCGTTCGCCATTAGTATTTATCATCAGTGATACACACGGCGGAGAATCAAGTGCCTATAAGTTATTCCCCAAAGATCTACAAAGTAATCTTGGATTTGAGAGCATCAG tttcAATCCTGTAGCCCTAACCAGCATGGTAAAGGTGATGACAAGAATTGCAACGACTGAATCGAATCGG GGTAGGAGGAGATTTCCTGTGCCATGTAAGACCACCATTGAGGCCTTAGCCAACGCTAGTGCTGGTGATGTTCGTAGTGCAATCAACACATTACAGTTTGCATGTCTCAAAG ACACGCATGATCTAGAACAAGCACTTGCTGCCAACCCTCCTAAATCCTCCACAgcaaaaagtagaaaacaaccAGTTGGGAAGTCTGGGAGACAGACCAAAGAGAAGAAAGTTACGAAGGATAGCTCCTTGGCAGCAATCGGAGGCAGAGACACATCTATGTTCCTCTTCAGAGCTCTGGGAAAGATCCTGTACTGTAAAA GGGAACCCAAAGGCCCTGAGGATCCTGTCCTTCCAGCCCATTTAGCTCATCATGATAGAGATAGGTTAAAGGTCAATCCAGAG GCAGTGTTAGAGCAAACTCATATGAGTAGTGATAACTTCAACCTGTACCTACATCAGAACTATCTAGACTTCTATGAGAATGTTGAAGATGTTGTTCATGTCAGTCAGTATTTCAGCGATTCAGACTTTCTCTCATGTGAATGGAGG TCAAGATCAGCGATGACTACATACGGAGCTTCCCTTGCATCACGTGCTTTAATCCACTGTAATACTGCTCGGAGTAGATGTAGTTGTACGAGTAGTGTAGGATGGAAACCTCTTCACAAACCACAATGGTTTGATACTTCTAAAAAG TATCGTGAAGGTTGTCTATCTGCAgagggtttgtttgttggtcaatGCTGA